One segment of Hemiscyllium ocellatum isolate sHemOce1 unplaced genomic scaffold, sHemOce1.pat.X.cur. scaffold_3631_pat_ctg1, whole genome shotgun sequence DNA contains the following:
- the LOC132813380 gene encoding histone deacetylase 6-like, which produces MSDADYYSVFHKLLLPIAHEYRPNLILVYAGFNSVLGDPQGCMLATPACFAHLTHMLMPLAEGKVLLSLEGGFNHRATADGMAACLKVLLGDSCPQLISVASPSQSAMETISAVNAVHRKHWKCLQNRELSSWRDSQSFVDVEEQLENPEETLAVVMEEVLRPLPAACTSLLYDERMMEHHNLWDFQHPEQPRRISQIFSRHQELGLVERCLHIHAQSATESQLEMCHGSQYISTLKATKDMTPRELHRQSCEYNSIFISPQSYNTAMLAVGALFTVVEAVITGQVQNGVAIIRPPGHHAERDVACGFCLFNNVALAARFAQNLVGHKI; this is translated from the exons TATCGGCCGAACCTCATCCTGGTCTACGCTGGATTCAACTCGGTGCTTGGGGACCCCCAG gGCTGCATGTTGGCCACTCCTGCCTGCTTCGCCCACCTCACCCACATGTTGATGCCACTCGCTGAGGGCAAAGTGCTGCTATCCCTGGAG gggggctTCAATCACCGAGCGACAGCCGATGGGATGGCCGCCTGCCTGAAGGTGTTACTGGGGGACTCCTGCCCCCAGCTCATCTCCGTCGCCTCCCCCAGTCAGAG CGCCATGGAGACCATCTCTGCCGTCAACGCTGTCCACCGCAAACACTGGAAATGTCTACAGAACCGCG agCTGAGTTCCTGGCGGGACAGCCAGTCCTTTGTGGATGTGGAGGAGCAGTTGGAGAATCCCGAGGAGACGCTGgctgtggtgatggaggaggtgttgCGGCCCCTCCCCGCGGCCTGTACCAGCTTACTGTACGACGAGAGGATGATGGAGCACCACAACCTGTGGGACTT CCAGCACCCGGAGCAGCCGCGGCGAATCTCTCAGATCTTCAGCCGTCACCAGGAGCTGGGTCTGGTCGAGCGGTGCCTCCACATTCACGCCCAGAGTGCCACCGAGTCCCAGCTGGAGATGTGCCACGG CTCCCAGTACATCAGCACGCTCAAGGCAACCAAGGACATGACCCCCCGGGAGTTACACCGTCAGTCCTGCGAATACAACTCCATCTTCATCTCACCTCAGAGCTACAACACGGCGATGCTCGCTGTCGGTGCACTCTTCACCGTGGTGGAGGCCGTGATCACCGGGCAG GTCCAGAACGGGGTGGCCATTATCCGACCGCCCGGTCACCACGCTGAGAGGGACGTTGCCTGCGGCTTCTGCTTATTCAACAACGTGGCGTTAGCCGCGCGTTTCGCTCAGAACCTGGTCGGCCACAAGATCAA